The following are from one region of the Bradyrhizobium sediminis genome:
- a CDS encoding sulfite oxidase — protein MTQQSGSSFSTSRRGFLGSTGLAAMGAILGGSLPISGDGGGIPAAHAQGAAAPAAPKGPQYLKFPGKSDKLVVLGEKPLVAETPESLLDDDTTPIDKFYIRNNGQIPEETKNPDAWKITIDGEVNNKLEITLGELKSKYKAVTRRMVLECGGNGRAGFSPPARGNQWTNGGAGCAEWTGVPLAEVLKAAGLKKTATYTAHYAADLHLSGDAKKPSLSRGVRIEKAMDSHTMIVWAMNGQPLPNIHGGPVRLIVPGWAGSASQKWLTRITIRDKEHDGPGMTEFSYRVAIKPMVPGDKADPKNFRILESMPVRSIITNPANGAKFAAGTKELKLRGASWAGDLTVKQIDVSTDFGASWQRAKLEKPKNKYDWQRWTATVKLPSDGYFEIWTRATDSKGAMQPHQAGFWNPQGYGGNAMHRIAVLVG, from the coding sequence ATGACGCAGCAGAGCGGGAGCAGTTTTTCCACCAGCCGGCGCGGATTTCTGGGCAGTACGGGCCTGGCGGCCATGGGAGCGATCCTTGGCGGCAGCCTGCCGATATCCGGCGACGGCGGCGGCATTCCGGCCGCCCACGCGCAAGGCGCGGCCGCGCCCGCCGCGCCGAAAGGGCCGCAATATCTGAAATTCCCCGGCAAGAGCGACAAGCTCGTCGTGCTCGGCGAAAAGCCGCTGGTCGCCGAGACGCCGGAAAGCTTGCTCGACGACGACACCACGCCGATCGACAAATTCTATATCCGCAACAACGGGCAGATCCCCGAAGAGACGAAGAATCCCGACGCCTGGAAGATCACCATCGACGGCGAGGTCAACAACAAGCTCGAGATCACGCTCGGGGAACTGAAATCGAAATACAAGGCAGTGACGCGGCGCATGGTGCTGGAATGCGGCGGCAACGGCCGCGCCGGCTTCTCGCCGCCGGCGCGCGGCAACCAGTGGACCAATGGCGGCGCGGGCTGCGCGGAATGGACCGGCGTGCCGCTGGCCGAGGTGCTGAAGGCCGCAGGCCTGAAGAAGACCGCGACATATACCGCGCATTATGCCGCCGACCTGCATCTGTCGGGCGACGCCAAAAAGCCGAGCCTGTCGCGCGGCGTGCGCATCGAGAAGGCGATGGACTCTCACACCATGATCGTGTGGGCCATGAACGGCCAGCCGCTGCCCAACATCCATGGCGGGCCGGTGCGGCTGATCGTGCCGGGCTGGGCGGGCTCCGCGTCGCAAAAATGGCTGACGCGCATCACCATCCGCGACAAGGAGCATGACGGCCCCGGCATGACCGAATTCTCCTATCGCGTCGCCATCAAGCCGATGGTGCCCGGCGACAAGGCCGATCCGAAGAACTTCCGCATCCTGGAATCGATGCCGGTGCGCTCGATCATCACCAATCCGGCCAACGGCGCCAAGTTCGCGGCCGGAACCAAGGAACTGAAACTGCGCGGCGCGTCGTGGGCCGGCGATCTCACTGTCAAGCAGATCGACGTCTCGACCGATTTCGGCGCCAGCTGGCAGCGCGCCAAGCTGGAAAAGCCGAAGAACAAATACGACTGGCAGCGTTGGACCGCGACCGTGAAGCTGCCCTCCGACGGCTATTTCGAGATCTGGACGCGCGCCACCGATTCCAAGGGCGCGATGCAGCCGCACCAGGCCGGCTTCTGGAATCCGCAAGGCTACGGCGGCAACGCCATGCACCGCATCGCGGTGCTGGTGGGCTGA
- a CDS encoding c-type cytochrome has protein sequence MRGVVFVALLAVAGAGEASAQDAAAGEKVFAVCKACHQVGETAKNVVGPVLNGIIGRKAGSVAGYSYSAANKDSGITWDEATFREYIKDPKAKVPGTKMVYAGLKDEQKTSDLIAFLKQYDADGKKK, from the coding sequence ATGCGAGGAGTTGTTTTCGTTGCACTTTTGGCGGTCGCCGGCGCCGGCGAAGCCAGCGCGCAGGACGCCGCTGCCGGCGAGAAGGTCTTTGCCGTGTGCAAGGCCTGCCACCAGGTCGGCGAGACCGCAAAGAACGTCGTCGGGCCGGTCCTCAACGGCATCATCGGCCGCAAGGCGGGCAGCGTCGCCGGCTATTCCTATTCAGCCGCCAACAAGGACTCCGGGATCACCTGGGATGAGGCCACCTTCCGCGAATACATCAAGGACCCCAAGGCGAAAGTCCCGGGCACCAAGATGGTCTATGCCGGCCTGAAGGACGAGCAGAAGACCAGCGACCTGATCGCCTTCCTCAAGCAGTACGACGCCGACGGCAAGAAGAAATAG
- a CDS encoding class I SAM-dependent methyltransferase has translation MTSGGPQDTAHPKRRSPKAKHPLDSAFDFVNGAVGYRFRSGASRRDALARAAGFGKGAVPTIIDATAGLGRDAFLLATLGAQVTLLERSPEVHGLLRDALARAAAKSPELAAVVARMTLMQGDARDLLPGLRADTVIVDPMHPPRTNSAVVKQQMRLLREMVGADPDALELMQAALAADCRRVVLKWPQRAAPLQGLRKPSHSIAGKTVRYDVFMMMGR, from the coding sequence ATGACAAGCGGAGGGCCGCAGGATACAGCCCACCCGAAGCGGCGTTCGCCGAAGGCGAAGCATCCGCTGGATTCCGCCTTCGACTTCGTCAACGGCGCGGTCGGCTATCGCTTCCGGTCCGGCGCTTCCCGCCGCGACGCGCTGGCGCGGGCCGCCGGATTCGGCAAAGGCGCCGTGCCGACCATCATCGACGCCACCGCCGGACTCGGCCGCGACGCTTTTCTGCTCGCCACCCTGGGCGCGCAGGTCACCCTGCTGGAGCGCTCGCCGGAAGTCCACGGCCTCTTGCGCGACGCGCTGGCGCGGGCGGCCGCGAAGAGCCCCGAACTCGCCGCGGTGGTGGCGCGGATGACGTTGATGCAGGGCGATGCCCGCGATCTATTGCCAGGCCTGCGGGCGGACACGGTGATCGTCGATCCCATGCATCCGCCGCGCACCAATTCGGCTGTTGTGAAACAGCAGATGCGGCTGCTGCGCGAAATGGTCGGCGCCGACCCCGACGCGCTGGAACTGATGCAGGCGGCCTTGGCCGCCGACTGCAGGCGCGTGGTGCTGAAATGGCCGCAGCGCGCAGCGCCGCTGCAGGGGCTGCGCAAGCCGTCGCATTCCATCGCCGGCAAGACGGTACGCTATGACGTGTTCATGATGATGGGGCGGTAG
- a CDS encoding GNAT family N-acetyltransferase, protein MSDKPNFRLRPLEEKDLETVAVFEGEIAKISFPDDPITDTRFYVKKLKQLMANKDAATFVADSGGELVGWANVSQRQNFITKERYADFHSIYVAPSQRGGGVVSALVNAVFDHCRKQGLDKVVFRTRADNERMKSVLTRVGFLPTQIYYEKALDREKSGS, encoded by the coding sequence ATGTCTGACAAACCAAACTTCCGCCTGCGTCCGCTCGAGGAAAAGGATCTCGAAACGGTGGCCGTGTTCGAGGGCGAGATCGCCAAGATCTCGTTTCCCGACGATCCGATCACCGACACCCGCTTCTACGTCAAGAAGCTGAAGCAGTTGATGGCCAACAAGGACGCCGCCACCTTCGTCGCCGACAGCGGGGGCGAACTGGTCGGCTGGGCCAATGTCAGCCAGCGGCAGAACTTCATCACCAAGGAAAGATACGCCGACTTCCACAGCATCTATGTCGCGCCGTCGCAGCGCGGCGGCGGCGTGGTATCGGCGCTGGTCAACGCGGTGTTCGACCATTGCCGCAAACAGGGACTGGACAAGGTGGTGTTCCGCACCCGCGCCGACAACGAGCGCATGAAGTCGGTGCTGACGCGTGTCGGCTTCCTGCCGACCCAGATCTATTACGAGAAGGCGCTCGATAGGGAGAAGAGCGGGTCTTGA
- a CDS encoding bis-aminopropyl spermidine synthase family protein, translating to MAATSILDLIAQATRLREGPSGVSAMLRAVYRGGPLRLQDAAREARLPLPVATAVRRELEKAGLLERRHGLTLTGDGRELVERDLGMRTQIDVTCPTCAGHGIVIPDSLQDEVARLAEIITHAPSVDVTLDQAPCSPDTAMRRALLMLQNGALEGKRVLLLGDDDSVSIAIGLLGRALRQNDLTKADLTRGVTVIDADERRLAFLRDAAAREGLAIETVHHDLRRPLPAALRRSFDAIETDPPYTLEGARLFLARGCEALTAQADGHCFFSFAHWPPSQTLDLQKVFVELGLAVRAVWPNFNRYAGASVLGNLGQLIELVHAGEAAAELPDFSGALYTAEVNPRQRVYACAGCGKEIVLGQDGIPATIDEAKARGCSHCGGHVFRRQSGRPS from the coding sequence ATGGCCGCGACGTCGATTCTGGACCTGATAGCGCAGGCCACGCGCCTGCGTGAGGGACCGTCCGGCGTCTCGGCAATGCTGCGCGCGGTCTACCGCGGAGGCCCGCTGCGCCTGCAGGACGCGGCACGCGAGGCACGGTTGCCGCTGCCGGTCGCCACCGCCGTGCGCCGCGAGCTGGAAAAGGCCGGGCTGCTCGAACGCCGGCACGGGCTGACGCTGACCGGCGACGGACGCGAACTGGTCGAGCGCGATCTCGGCATGCGCACGCAGATTGACGTCACCTGCCCCACATGTGCGGGACATGGCATCGTCATTCCGGATTCGCTGCAGGACGAGGTCGCGCGGCTGGCGGAAATCATCACGCATGCGCCGTCGGTCGACGTGACGCTGGACCAGGCGCCCTGCAGCCCCGACACCGCGATGCGCCGGGCGCTGTTGATGCTGCAGAATGGCGCGCTCGAAGGCAAACGCGTGCTGCTGCTCGGCGACGACGATTCGGTCTCGATCGCGATCGGCCTGCTCGGCCGCGCGCTGCGCCAAAACGACCTGACCAAAGCCGATCTGACCCGCGGCGTTACCGTGATCGACGCCGACGAGCGGCGGCTGGCATTTCTGCGCGATGCCGCCGCGCGCGAAGGACTGGCGATTGAGACCGTGCATCACGATCTGCGCCGGCCGTTGCCGGCCGCCTTGCGGCGTTCATTCGACGCGATCGAGACCGACCCGCCCTATACGCTGGAAGGCGCGCGGCTGTTTCTCGCCCGCGGCTGCGAGGCGCTGACGGCGCAGGCCGACGGCCATTGCTTCTTCTCGTTCGCGCACTGGCCGCCGTCGCAGACGCTGGACTTGCAGAAAGTGTTCGTCGAGCTCGGCCTCGCGGTGCGGGCGGTGTGGCCGAACTTCAACCGCTATGCTGGCGCGAGCGTGCTCGGCAATCTCGGCCAGCTGATCGAACTCGTGCACGCCGGCGAGGCGGCGGCCGAGTTGCCGGACTTCAGCGGCGCGCTATATACCGCCGAGGTCAATCCGCGCCAGCGCGTCTATGCCTGCGCCGGCTGCGGCAAGGAGATCGTGCTCGGACAGGACGGCATACCCGCCACCATCGATGAGGCGAAGGCGAGGGGATGCAGCCACTGCGGCGGGCACGTGTTCCGCCGGCAGTCGGGCCGGCCGTCATGA
- the speD gene encoding S-adenosylmethionine decarboxylase: MLMTHILAELYECPDVIHDAQALAEAAKSAAQSVGATIVGEYEVRYVPHGLTIAIFLGESHIVLTTWPEYRLLLVDILLCNPQMDPRKVVDQIQAQICPDGQMAVHEMPRRIAAQP, translated from the coding sequence ATGCTGATGACCCATATTCTCGCGGAGCTGTACGAGTGCCCTGACGTCATCCACGACGCGCAGGCGCTCGCGGAAGCCGCCAAGAGCGCGGCGCAGTCGGTCGGCGCCACCATCGTCGGCGAATACGAAGTGCGCTACGTCCCGCACGGCCTCACCATCGCGATCTTTCTCGGCGAGTCCCACATCGTGCTGACGACATGGCCGGAGTATCGTTTGCTGCTGGTCGATATCCTCCTGTGCAATCCGCAGATGGACCCGCGCAAAGTCGTCGACCAGATCCAGGCGCAGATCTGCCCGGACGGACAGATGGCCGTGCATGAGATGCCCCGCCGGATCGCCGCGCAGCCCTAG
- the cpdR gene encoding cell cycle two-component system response regulator CpdR, with product MHKILLAEDDNDMRRFLVKALENAGFQVSPHDNGLSAYQRLREEPFEMLLTDIVMPEMDGIELARRASELDPDIKIMFITGFAAVALNSDSEAPKNAKVLSKPVHLRELVSEVNKMLAA from the coding sequence ATGCACAAGATCCTCCTCGCCGAAGACGACAACGACATGCGCCGCTTCCTGGTCAAGGCGCTGGAAAACGCCGGTTTTCAGGTCTCGCCGCACGACAACGGCCTGTCCGCCTATCAACGGCTGCGCGAGGAGCCGTTCGAGATGCTGCTCACCGATATCGTGATGCCCGAGATGGACGGCATCGAGCTGGCGCGCCGGGCCTCGGAACTCGATCCCGACATCAAGATCATGTTCATCACCGGCTTTGCCGCCGTGGCGCTCAATTCGGATTCGGAAGCGCCGAAAAATGCAAAGGTGCTGTCGAAGCCGGTCCACCTGCGCGAATTGGTCAGCGAAGTGAACAAGATGCTGGCGGCCTGA
- a CDS encoding N-formylglutamate amidohydrolase, which yields MPQLDGELSPPFEIVEPAEWRAPIIFNSPHSGSVYPHEFLDAARIDLTALRRSEDSFMDELIADLSDRGFPTVRVNFPRSYVDVNREPYELDPRMFAGRLPSFANTRSMRVAGGLGTIPRVVGDGQEIYRQRLLVDDALARIEALYKPYHRALRRLINKAHQAFGTVIVVDCHSMPSIGISRDEPRRPDMVIGDRYGTSCAAVLPDMVEETMTQLGYSVGRNKPYAGGFITEHYGNPASGLHTIQLELNRAIYMDERRRERSARFAQVTADFAALADALAAVPLGDLGPFQAAAE from the coding sequence ATGCCCCAGCTTGATGGCGAACTGTCGCCACCGTTCGAGATTGTGGAGCCGGCCGAGTGGCGGGCGCCGATCATCTTCAACTCCCCGCACTCCGGCTCGGTCTATCCGCACGAATTCCTCGACGCCGCGCGGATCGATCTCACCGCGCTGCGCCGTTCCGAAGATTCCTTCATGGACGAGCTGATCGCCGATTTGAGCGATCGCGGTTTTCCGACCGTTCGGGTCAACTTTCCCCGCTCCTATGTCGACGTCAACCGCGAGCCCTACGAGCTCGATCCCCGGATGTTTGCAGGACGGCTGCCGAGCTTCGCCAATACACGGTCGATGCGGGTGGCCGGCGGTCTCGGCACCATCCCGCGCGTGGTCGGCGACGGCCAGGAAATCTATCGCCAGCGGCTTTTGGTCGATGACGCGCTGGCGCGGATCGAGGCGCTGTACAAACCCTATCACCGCGCGCTGCGTCGGTTGATCAACAAGGCGCATCAGGCATTCGGCACTGTCATCGTGGTGGATTGCCATTCGATGCCCTCGATCGGCATCTCGCGCGACGAGCCGCGGCGGCCGGACATGGTGATCGGCGACCGCTATGGCACCAGTTGCGCGGCCGTGCTGCCTGACATGGTCGAGGAAACCATGACTCAGCTCGGCTATTCGGTCGGGCGCAACAAGCCCTATGCCGGCGGCTTCATCACCGAGCACTACGGCAATCCGGCAAGCGGACTGCACACCATCCAGCTCGAGCTCAACCGGGCGATCTACATGGACGAGCGGCGGCGCGAACGCAGTGCGAGATTCGCCCAGGTGACCGCGGATTTCGCCGCCTTGGCCGACGCGCTGGCCGCGGTGCCGCTCGGTGATCTCGGGCCATTCCAGGCTGCGGCGGAGTAG
- the hisN gene encoding histidinol-phosphatase — MTVIDFTAFIGRLATTSGETILPFFRTSLSVDNKSNAHEFDPVTEADRAAEALMRRLIKANFPQHGIVGEEFGNEREDADYVWVLDPIDGTKSFISGFPLWGTLIALLHKGTPVFGMMHQPFIRERFYGDSGSANYQGPLGERKLAVRRCASLAEATSFTTSPLLMNAADREVFGRVERAVRLSRYGGDCYSYCMLAAGHLDLVVETELKPYDIAALIPIITGAGGVVTTWDGKPAQNGGRIIAAGDPRVHEAAMKLLNS; from the coding sequence GTGACGGTCATCGATTTCACCGCCTTCATCGGCCGCCTCGCGACCACGTCGGGCGAAACCATCCTGCCGTTCTTTCGGACCTCGCTCTCGGTCGACAACAAGAGCAATGCCCACGAATTCGATCCGGTGACCGAGGCCGACCGCGCCGCGGAAGCGCTGATGCGGCGGCTGATCAAGGCCAATTTTCCCCAGCACGGCATCGTCGGCGAGGAATTCGGCAACGAGCGCGAAGACGCCGATTATGTCTGGGTGCTGGATCCGATCGACGGCACCAAATCCTTCATTTCCGGCTTCCCACTGTGGGGCACCCTGATCGCGCTGCTGCACAAGGGCACGCCGGTGTTCGGGATGATGCACCAGCCCTTCATCCGCGAGCGCTTTTACGGCGACAGCGGCTCGGCAAATTATCAGGGGCCGCTGGGCGAACGGAAACTGGCGGTGCGGCGCTGCGCCTCGCTCGCCGAGGCGACCTCGTTTACCACCAGCCCGCTGTTGATGAACGCCGCCGACCGCGAAGTCTTCGGCCGCGTCGAACGGGCCGTGCGGCTGTCGCGCTATGGCGGCGACTGTTACTCCTACTGCATGCTCGCCGCAGGCCATCTCGACCTCGTCGTCGAGACCGAGTTGAAGCCCTATGATATCGCGGCCTTGATCCCGATCATCACCGGCGCCGGCGGCGTCGTTACCACCTGGGACGGCAAGCCCGCCCAGAACGGAGGCCGCATCATCGCCGCCGGCGACCCGCGGGTGCATGAGGCGGCGATGAAGCTGCTGAATAGCTAG
- a CDS encoding LysR substrate-binding domain-containing protein has translation MRFDLVDLQLFVAVSEERSITGGAMRANLALASASARIKGLEQALGVALLRRIRRGVELTAAGESLLDHSRLILHNVEAMRGDLAAYASGVRASVHLLANTSVLSEHLPKALAAFLRDHPDINVDIEERESADIAAAIASGAADLGFAAEHALPDHIERFAFCEDRLMLVAARRGELAGRRGIDFTEVAGRDFVGLTNSTALQVHIARHAARLGLRLRFRARLRDFDAICQMVAAEVGIAVVPESAARRCAQTMPISLIRIRDPWANRKLAICARSFKTLPRPAKQLVEYLRKAAQ, from the coding sequence ATGCGTTTCGATCTGGTCGACCTCCAGCTGTTCGTTGCGGTGAGCGAGGAGCGTAGCATCACCGGCGGCGCGATGCGCGCAAATCTGGCGCTGGCCTCCGCCAGCGCGCGGATCAAGGGGCTGGAGCAGGCGCTCGGTGTCGCGCTGTTGCGGCGTATTCGCCGCGGCGTCGAATTGACCGCGGCGGGCGAGAGCCTGCTCGATCATAGCAGGTTGATCCTGCACAACGTCGAGGCCATGCGCGGCGATCTAGCGGCTTACGCCAGCGGCGTCCGGGCGAGCGTGCATCTGCTCGCCAACACCTCGGTGCTGTCGGAGCATCTGCCGAAGGCGCTGGCCGCCTTCCTGCGCGATCATCCCGACATCAACGTCGACATCGAGGAGCGCGAAAGCGCCGACATCGCGGCGGCGATCGCCAGCGGTGCCGCCGATCTCGGCTTCGCCGCCGAGCATGCGCTGCCGGACCACATCGAACGCTTCGCCTTCTGCGAGGACAGGCTGATGCTGGTTGCTGCGCGACGCGGCGAGCTTGCCGGCCGCCGCGGCATCGATTTCACCGAAGTTGCCGGGCGTGACTTCGTCGGGCTGACCAATTCGACCGCGCTGCAGGTCCACATCGCAAGACACGCCGCGCGGCTCGGTCTGCGCCTGCGCTTTCGGGCACGGCTTCGCGATTTCGACGCGATCTGCCAGATGGTGGCGGCGGAGGTCGGCATCGCCGTGGTGCCGGAATCCGCCGCCAGGCGTTGCGCGCAAACCATGCCGATCAGCCTGATCCGGATCCGCGACCCCTGGGCCAACCGCAAGCTTGCGATTTGCGCCCGCAGTTTCAAGACGCTGCCGCGCCCGGCAAAACAATTGGTGGAGTATTTGCGCAAGGCGGCGCAGTAG
- a CDS encoding sulfite exporter TauE/SafE family protein, producing the protein MFEPLLLLIAAAFLLAGFVKGVIGLGLPTVSMGLLAVTMQPSHALAIVIVPAIITNIWQTFIGPYLRDIIRRLWPLMVGTVIGIWLNSDMLTGPYARYGTVVLGVLLVIYAIISLNKFSFRVARRDEGWIGGIVGVVTGIISAATGVQVIPSMPFMQAIGMEKDELVQALGVFFTVATVALAFNLTTAGLLTAATALPGAVAMASAFAGMFIGQAVRSRMQPETFRRWFLIAMILLGLYLASSTLYNIYRA; encoded by the coding sequence ATGTTCGAACCCCTGCTGCTTCTGATCGCCGCCGCCTTCCTGCTCGCCGGATTCGTCAAGGGCGTGATCGGGCTCGGCCTGCCGACGGTGTCGATGGGGCTGCTCGCGGTGACCATGCAGCCCTCGCACGCGCTGGCCATCGTCATCGTGCCGGCCATCATCACCAATATCTGGCAAACCTTCATCGGTCCCTATCTGCGCGACATCATCCGGCGGCTGTGGCCCTTGATGGTGGGCACCGTGATCGGCATCTGGCTGAACTCGGACATGCTGACCGGCCCCTATGCGCGCTACGGCACGGTCGTGCTCGGCGTACTGCTGGTGATCTACGCCATCATCAGCCTCAATAAATTCTCGTTCCGGGTCGCGCGCCGGGACGAAGGATGGATCGGCGGCATCGTCGGCGTCGTCACCGGGATCATTTCCGCCGCCACCGGCGTGCAGGTGATCCCGTCGATGCCGTTCATGCAGGCGATCGGCATGGAAAAGGACGAACTGGTGCAGGCGCTCGGGGTGTTCTTCACCGTCGCCACAGTGGCGCTCGCCTTCAACCTCACGACCGCCGGATTGCTGACCGCTGCGACCGCGCTGCCGGGCGCAGTGGCGATGGCGTCAGCCTTTGCCGGCATGTTCATCGGCCAGGCGGTGCGCTCGCGGATGCAGCCGGAAACCTTTCGGCGCTGGTTCCTGATCGCGATGATTTTGCTCGGGCTCTATCTCGCCAGCAGCACGCTCTACAATATCTACCGCGCCTGA
- a CDS encoding LysE family translocator translates to MLGIQELWLFILSGLLLNITPGPDTAYIVGRSVQMGWRGGAAAALGIGTGCLVHVFAAALGLSALLAASSAAFTAVKWAGAAYLCFIGVKMLLSRLGAPAAEAAPADAIIPLRQVFWQGALTNALNPKVALFFLAFLPQFVAAEAPHKAFAFVALGLIFIFNGTLWCLGVAAFAAKAAGRVKQSGRAMLWIDRALGGLFVYLGVRIAMLQAR, encoded by the coding sequence ATGCTCGGCATCCAGGAACTCTGGCTCTTCATCCTCTCCGGCCTCCTGCTCAACATCACGCCGGGACCCGACACCGCCTATATCGTCGGCCGCAGCGTGCAGATGGGTTGGCGTGGCGGGGCGGCGGCGGCGCTCGGTATCGGCACCGGGTGCCTCGTGCATGTGTTCGCCGCGGCGCTCGGCCTGTCGGCGCTGCTGGCGGCGTCATCGGCCGCGTTCACCGCGGTGAAATGGGCCGGTGCCGCCTATCTCTGCTTCATCGGCGTCAAGATGCTGCTGTCGCGTTTGGGCGCGCCAGCCGCGGAGGCGGCGCCCGCAGACGCCATCATCCCGCTGCGCCAGGTGTTCTGGCAGGGCGCGCTGACCAATGCGCTCAATCCGAAAGTGGCGCTGTTCTTTCTCGCCTTCCTGCCGCAATTCGTGGCGGCGGAGGCGCCGCACAAGGCCTTTGCCTTCGTGGCTCTCGGCCTGATCTTCATCTTCAACGGCACGCTGTGGTGCCTCGGCGTGGCTGCGTTCGCCGCGAAAGCCGCCGGCCGCGTCAAGCAGTCCGGCCGGGCGATGCTGTGGATCGACCGCGCGCTGGGTGGACTGTTCGTCTATCTCGGCGTCCGCATCGCGATGCTTCAGGCGCGGTAG
- a CDS encoding helix-turn-helix transcriptional regulator, with product MKPDLIDRIYECSVLPDLWPGVLDELAALSDSRGGLLFSARDRVLNWTASANLSEIFRTYVEDGWFPRCTRRVCLFGQSQPGFFVEHDFWTADQLDSNPIYRDFFRPRGLGWSAGTGLQMPTGDRVVFSIEREYSRGPIEKERVNALNELRPHLARSALVTARLGLQRATGAKEALTAMGLPALLLNESGTVIEANHLIEGLGDHVQWRARNRIALADGRASELLWAGLAALDSDPDQVVRSFPLRDADDRAALVVHMIPIRRSAHDIFAGSYVLLVLTPVTMPLAPRIELMRSLFDLTPSEARVARGLALGETLEEIASAGGVAISTVRSQLRVVLQKTGCARQAELVALLANVTLDRSAPESPTTS from the coding sequence ATGAAACCCGATCTGATCGACCGGATCTACGAATGCTCGGTTTTGCCGGACCTCTGGCCCGGCGTGCTGGATGAACTGGCTGCGCTTTCGGATTCGCGCGGCGGCCTGTTGTTTTCGGCCCGCGACCGGGTTTTGAACTGGACCGCGTCGGCCAATCTCAGCGAGATCTTTCGCACTTATGTCGAGGACGGCTGGTTTCCGCGCTGTACCCGCCGGGTTTGCCTGTTCGGCCAGTCGCAGCCCGGCTTCTTCGTCGAGCATGATTTCTGGACCGCCGATCAGCTCGACAGCAATCCGATTTATCGCGACTTCTTCCGTCCGCGCGGGCTGGGCTGGTCGGCCGGCACCGGCCTGCAGATGCCGACCGGGGATCGCGTCGTCTTCAGCATCGAGCGGGAGTATAGCCGCGGTCCGATCGAAAAGGAGCGGGTCAATGCCTTGAACGAGCTTCGCCCGCATCTGGCGCGCAGCGCGCTGGTGACGGCCCGGCTGGGGCTGCAGCGCGCCACCGGCGCCAAGGAGGCGCTGACCGCGATGGGGCTGCCGGCGCTGCTGCTCAACGAGAGCGGCACGGTGATCGAGGCCAATCACCTGATCGAGGGGCTCGGCGACCATGTGCAATGGCGCGCCCGCAACCGCATCGCGCTGGCCGACGGCCGCGCCAGCGAGCTGCTATGGGCCGGCCTTGCCGCGCTCGACAGCGATCCGGACCAGGTCGTGCGCTCGTTTCCGTTGCGCGATGCCGACGACCGCGCGGCGCTGGTCGTGCACATGATTCCGATCCGGCGCTCCGCCCACGACATCTTCGCCGGCAGTTACGTCCTGCTGGTGCTGACCCCGGTGACGATGCCGCTGGCGCCGCGCATCGAACTGATGCGGTCGCTGTTCGACCTGACGCCGTCCGAAGCGCGGGTGGCCCGGGGCCTCGCCCTAGGCGAGACGCTGGAGGAGATTGCGTCCGCCGGCGGCGTCGCCATCTCGACCGTCCGCTCGCAATTGCGCGTGGTGCTGCAGAAGACCGGCTGCGCCCGCCAGGCCGAGCTGGTAGCGCTTTTGGCGAACGTGACGCTGGATCGCAGCGCGCCGGAGAGCCCGACGACGTCGTAA